In Drosophila yakuba strain Tai18E2 chromosome 2R, Prin_Dyak_Tai18E2_2.1, whole genome shotgun sequence, a single genomic region encodes these proteins:
- the LOC6530317 gene encoding ATP-dependent DNA/RNA helicase DHX36: MQHNRDSSGSQARKGNRPPGLRGKDIGMYYRNLARQRKKDRGEDADPKEPQIRLGCNVSAPSGVLERVKEFMAHYSQAPAREDNYVDAQFQKQFRHLLSVNFEEFVLETKERNADLDCVNPKLDERLQLELEQRQLEENGRKRLAARKKLPTMKYADEIVQAVCENQVILIVGSTGCGKTTQVPQILLDDAISRGCASSCRIVCTQPRRISAITIAEWVSYERCESLGNSVGYQIRLESRKPRERASITYCTTGVLLQQLQSDPLMHNLSVLILDEIHERSVETDLLMGLLKVILPHRPDLKVILMSATVREQDFCDYFNHCPMFRIEGVMFPVQMLYLEDVLSKTNYDFQKTRDRRTKRDLPERRMKHEAMIEPYLRRIRNSYDSRVLEKLRLPESEGCEDIDFIADLVYYICENEPEGAILVFLPGYDKISQLFNILDKPKTPKGQRWRDHMAVFPLHSLMQSGEQQAVFRRPPTGKRKVIISTIIAETSVTIDDVVYVINSGRTKATNYDIETNIQSLDEVWVTKANTQQRKGRAGRVRPGICYNLFTRAREDRMADIPTPEILRSKLESIILSLKLLHIDDPYRFLQTLINAPNPEAIKIGVELLKRIEALDQTGTLTPLGMHLAKLPIDPQMGKMILMSALFCCLDPISSAAAALSFKSPFYSPLGKESQVDEIKRRMARNMRSDHLLVHNTINAYRDSRYSHTERDFCYKNFLSSVTLQQLERMKNQFSELLYNYKFLASSNCKDTASNKNSEKIPLLRAIIGAGLYPNMAHLRKSRQIKNRVRAIHTMATDDGRRVNFHPSSVNSGESGFDSAYFVYFQRQKSTDLYLLDSTMVFPMALIIFGDGVEAGVTQNTPYLCVAKTYYFKCNQETADVVLELRSNLEKLLLKKALYPAPIEENGYEKQLIKAIELLLSLDERLGEDYISSDEIDDI; the protein is encoded by the exons ATGCAGCACAATAGGGACTCTTCCGGCTCCCAAGCCCGCAAGGGCAACCGTCCACCGGGACTCAGGGGCAAGGACATCGGGATGTATTATCGCAATCTTGCCCGGCAGCGAAAGAAGGATCGCGGCGAGGATGCAGACCCAAAAGAGCCGCAAATCCGCTTGGGCTGCAATGTCAGTGCTCCCAGTGGTGTGCTTGAGCGTGTGAAGGAGTTTATGGCGCACTACAGTCAAGCACCGGCCAGGGAAGACAACTATGTCGATGCTCAGTTTCAGAAACAGTTTCGGCACCTTTTGAGTGTAAACTTTGAGGAATTTGTGCTGGAGACCAAGGAACGGAACGCGGACCTGGACTGCGTAAACCCCAAGCTGGACGAGAGACTGCAGCTAGAACTGGAACAACGCCAGTTGGAGGAGAATGGCAGAAAACGGCTGGCAGCACGAAAAAAGCTGCCCACCATGAAATACGCGGACGAAATTGTCCAGGCTGTGTGCGAAAACCAAGTAATACTGATTGTCGGCAGTACTGGTTGTGGCAAGACCACTCAGGTGCCTCAAATCCTTCTTGACGACGCCATTTCCCGAGGATGTGCCTCCTCGTGCCGAATCGTTTGCACTCAGCCACGAAGGATTTCAGCCATCACGATTGCTGAGTGGGTAAGTTACGAGCGCTGCGAGAGCCTGGGTAATTCGGTAGGCTACCAGATTCGTTTGGAGAGCAGAAAACCTAGGGAGAGAGCCTCCATCACATACTGCACCACAGGAGTTCTACTGCAACAGCTTCAATCGGATCCACTGATGCACAATCTTAGCGTCTTGATCTTGGATGAAATTCACGAACGCAGCGTGGAAACAGATCTCCTAATGGGTCTTTTAAAGGTTATCCTGCCACACAGACCCGATCTAAAGGTGATCCTGATGAGTGCCACTGTACGAGAGCAGGATTTCTGTGACTACTTCAACCACTGTCCCATGTTTCGCATCGAGGGCGTGATGTTCCCTGTGCAGATGCTCTATTTGGAGGATGTTCTGTCCAAGACGAATTACGATTTCCAAAAGACCCGCGATCGTCGCACCAAGCGAGATCTGCCTGAACGCAGGATGAAGCATGAGGCTATGATAGAACCGTATTTGCGACGCATCAGAAACTCGTACGATAGTCGTGTGCTCGAGAAGCTGCGTTTGCCTGAATCGGAGGGCTGCGAGGACATTGATTTTATTGCCGATTTGGTGTACTACATATGCGAAAACGAACCTGAGGGTGCCATTTTAGTATTCCTCCCTGGTTATGATAAGATCTCCCAACTATTCAATATCTTGGATAAGCCAAAGACTCCGAAGGGTCAAAGGTGGCGGGATCATATGGCTGTATTTCCATTACATTCCCTAATGCAATCAGGAGAACAGCAGGCAGTTTTCAGGCGACCACCGACGGGCAAACGTAAGGTCATAATCTCTACAATAATCGCCGAAACGTCGGTGACTATTGACGATGTGGTTTATGTGATAAACTCTGGCCGGACGAAGGCCACCAACTATGACATCGAAACGAACATACAGTCGCTAGATGAGGTTTGGGTGACCAAGGCAAATACCCAGCAGCGGAAAGGCAGAGCAGGTCGAGTACGGCCAGGAATATGCTATAATCTCTTCACCCGCGCTAGAGAGGATCGTATGGCCGATATTCCGACGCCGGAGATACTTCGCTCCAAACTGGAATCCATAATTTTAAGTCTTAAGCTGCTGCACATTGATGATCCATATCGGTTCTTGCAAACTCTTATTAATGCCCCCAATCCCGAGGCCATCAAGATTGGAGTGGAACTGCTGAAACG CATTGAGGCGTTGGACCAGACGGGCACCCTGACTCCACTGGGCATGCACCTGGCGAAGCTGCCCATTGATCCCCAGATGGGAAAAATGATCCTGATGTCGGCACTCTTTTGTTGCTTGGATCCCATCAGTTCAGCGGCGGCCGCCTTGTCCTTTAAGTCCCCCTTCTACTCGCCTTTGGGTAAAGAGAGTCAAGTGGATGAAATCAAGCGGAGAATGGCCCGAAATATGCGAAGCGATCACCTGCTGGTGCACAATACCATTAATGCGTACCGCGACAGCCGCTATTCGCACACGGAACGAGACTTTTGCTATAAGAATTTCCTCAGCTCCGTGACACTGCAGCAGTTGGAGAGGATGAAGAATCAGTTCAGTGAACTGCTCTACAACTACAA ATTTCTTGCATCTTCAAACTGTAAGGATACTGCATCAAACAAGAATTCAGAGAAGATTCCCCTCCTGAGGGCCATTATAGGAGCGGGACTCTATCCCAATATGGCGCACTTGCG AAAATCACGGCAGATCAAGAACAGAGTACGCGCCATTCACACAATGGCAACAGATGATGGACGCCGTGTTAACTTTCATCCCTCCTCAGTGAACAGCGGAGAGAGTGGCTTTGACTCAGCATACTTTGTCTACTTCCAGCGGCAAAAATCCACCGATCTTTATCTGCTCGACTCCACAATGGTTTTTCCCATGGCACTGATCATTTTTGGAGATGGCGTGGAAGCGGGAGTGACCCAAAATACTCCATATCTATGCGTGGCTAAGACCTATTA CTTCAAATGCAATCAGGAAACTGCCGACGTAGTCCTAGAATTGAGAAGCAATTTGGAGAAATTGCTGCTCAAAAAGGCTTTGTATCCGGCGCCGATTGAGGAAAATGGATATGAAAAGCAGTTGATCAA AGCTATCGAATTGCTTCTCTCGCTGGACGAAAGACTCGGCGAGGACTATATATCATCTGATGAAATTGATGACATATAA
- the LOC6530319 gene encoding alpha-methylacyl-CoA racemase, with protein MPLKGIKVLEFVGLAPGPFCGKILTDFGATVTRIDKVIENPLDVLQQGKRTLSLDLKNPKGQQLVRRLAKKCDVLIEPFRPGVMEKLNLGPTDLCTANPRLIYARLTGFGQHGRLAPRAGHDINYAALSGVLSMLGRRHEKVTSPINLLADFAGGSVMCALGICLALLERHNSGKGQVVDASMVEGAAYVASWLFMSRNLDIWWRDRGDNLIDGGSYFYDTYETKDGRYMSVGALEPQFFELLKQRLELPEDVCQFGDEHQDRGRKLLTEAFLSKTQAEWSQIFEDVDACVYPVLDFREVHRHDHNEERKSFEVIGEIVAPRPAPLLSRTPGKLPKATDDAQVEWIDELDLKPHELKDLVESGVLTFPERGAKL; from the exons ATGCCGCTCAAAGGCATCAAGGTACTAGAATTCGTGGGCTTAGCACCAGGACCATTTTGTGGCAAGATCCTAACTGATTTTGGGGCCACCGTCACCCGCATTGATAAG GTGATAGAAAACCCTTTGGATGTACTGCAGCAGGGAAAACGCACGCTAAGCCTGGATCTGAAGAACCCAAAAGGTCAGCAACTGGTGCGAAGGCTGGCCAAGAAGTGCGATGTGCTCATCGAACCCTTTCGACCGGGAGTAATGGAGAAACTAAATCTGGGTCCCACCGACTTGTGCACAGCCAATCCCCGCCTGATTTATGCCCGCCTCACGGGTTTTGGGCAGCATGGAAGACTGGCACCACGGGCTGGGCACGATATCAACTACGCTGCATTATCGGGAGTACTCTCCATGCTGGGCAGGCGCCATGAAAAAGTCACTTCGCCCATTAATCTTCTGGCCGATTTTGCTGGGGGCAGTGTAATGTGCGCTCTGGGAATTTGCCTTGCCCTCTTGGAGCGCCACAACTCGGGAAAAGGTCAAGTGGTAGATGCCTCGATGGTCGAGGGAGCTGCCTATGTGGCCAGTTGGCTGTTTATGTCCCGGAATCTGGATATTTGGTGGAGGGATCGGGGTGACAACCTCATCGATGGTGGATCGTACTTTTATGATACCTACGAAACCAAAGATGGTCGCTACATGTCTGTGGGCGCCTTGGAACCGCAGTTCTTTGAGCTGCTAAAACAGCGTTTGGAACTGCCCGAAGATGTCTGTCAGTTTGGCGACGAACATCAGGATCGGGGAAGGAAACTTCTGACTGAAGCTTTCCTTTCTAAGACCCAAGCTGAATGGTCGCAAATATTTGAGGATGTGGATGCCTGTGTCTATCCCGTTCTGGACTTCCGTGAGGTTCATAGGCACGATCACAACGAGGAGAGAAAATCGTTCGAGGTGATTGGGGAAATAGTGGCGCCACGTCCCGCTCCACTCCTAAGCAGAACTCCAGGAAAGTTGCCCAAGGCAACTGATGATGCGCAGGTGGAGTGGATAGACGAATTAGATCTTAAGCCTCACGAATTAAAGGACTTGGTGGAATCGGGGGTACTTACGTTTCCAGAGAGGGGGGCCAAGCTGTAG
- the LOC6530318 gene encoding guanine nucleotide-binding protein-like 1: MPQQRRKVAFSGKKKKDQMLQKRNTKGPPKYLRSTQESYEDSDVPETTRKLMEQPFARGGNRNKNVNRYNLQFYQEGKKELEQMKQEGFKPFEVLSPNQREVDDRYFSGCDFPVRPPWTLTESKEQLDRTENRYFKEYVDELQKKQRAGDSKELSLFELNLETWRQLWRVLEFSDILLIIVDVRYATLMFPPSLYDYIINTLKKHAIVVFNKVDLVEPHLVVAWRQYFHDRYPQLPVVLFASFLPRSRKGSQRGPQAHRRSMEGVYNIYKECQRYVQGEVDLTAWEQKIREDMRSDQLDILEDISTAVEGELKITSSIDTTPHEHVKYHSGVLTIGCIGFPNVGKSSLINALKGRKVVSVSRTPGHTKHFQTIFLTPLVRLCDCPGLVFPSSTPKSLQVLLGSFPISQLAVPYRSLKFLGEHLNLPQLLRLHLPEDYDEWSAVAISDAWAYKRGFLTAKAARPDRYRAANHILRMCLAGQQLLVLQFYPPGFEERREYWLRHSDVAEVRKYQQVELDEPESETNGDTSSVCSDTADSEDEDEDSSNDETNADEDDCAIEEDAPRSRNVFALLEDD; encoded by the exons ATGCCACAGCAACGGCGCAAGGTGGCCTTCAGCggcaaaaagaagaaggacCAGATGCTGCAGAAGCGCAACACAAAAG GTCCGCCAAAGTATCTGAGGAGCACGCAGGAGTCCTACGAGGACAGCGATGTGCCCGAAACGACCAGGAAACTCATGGAGCAGCCCTTTGCACGCGGCGGAAATCGAAACAAGAACGTTAATCGCTATAATCTGCAGTTCTACCAGGAGGGCAAAAAGGAACTCGAGCAGATGAAACAGGAGGGATTTAAGCCGTTCGAGGTACTCAGTCCCAACCAGCGGGAAGTGGACGACCGATACTTCTCTGGCTGCGACTTCCCAGTTCGTCCACCTTGGACGCTTACAGAGTCCAAGGAACAGCTTGATCGCACCGAGAATCGGTACTTTAAG GAATACGTAGACGAGCTGCAAAAGAAGCAGCGTGCTGGAGACTCAAAGGAGCTCTCCCTGTTCGAGCTGAATCTGGAAACCTGGCGACAGTTATGGCGAGTCCTGGAGTTCTCGGACATCCTGCTGATCATTGTGGACGTGCGCTATGCCACGCTGATGTTTCCACCCTCACTGTACGACTATATAATTAACACGCTAAAGAAACATGCTATAGTGGTGTTCAACAAGGTGGATCTAGTCGAACCGCATTTGGTGGTGGCTTGGAGGCAATACTTTCACGACCGTTACCCCCAGCTACCAGTGGTGCTCTTTGCATCTTTTCTCCCCCGATCTCGCAAGGGAAGTCAACGTGGTCCTCAGGCCCATCGCAGGAGTATGGAAGGAgtgtataatatatacaaGGAGTGCCAACGTTATGTCCAAGGAGAGGTAGATCTGACGGCCTGGGAACAGAAGATACGCGAGGACATGCGTAGTGATCAGCTTGACATCTTGGAAGATATATCAACGGCCGTGGAGGGTGAACTCAAGATTACCAGCAGTATCGACACCACGCCTCACGAACACGTTAAGTATCACAGTGGGGTTCTGACCATTGGGTGCATCGGATTTCCCAATGTCGGGAAATCGTCGCTGATCAATGCCTTGAAGGGACGCAAGGTGGTCAGCGTTAGTCGCACCCCCGGACATACGAAGCACTTTCAGACCATTTTCCTCACGCCACTTGTTCGCCTCTGTGATTGTCCCGGTCTTGTCTTTCCCTCGAGTACTCCGAAAAGCCTTCAAGTGTTGCTGGGcagttttcccatttcccaatTGGCTGTTCCATACCGCTCCCTGAAGTTCCTCGGCGAACATTTGAATCTACCACAGCTATTGCGTCTCCACCTGCCCGAGGATTACGATGAGTGGTCTGCGGTGGCCATCTCCGATGCCTGGGCATATAAGAGGGGATTCCTCACCGCCAAGGCAGCCAGGCCTGATCGCTACCGGGCCGCGAATCATATCCTTCGCATGTGCCTGGCCGGCCAACAGCTCTTGGTACTGCAGTTTTATCCGCCGGGATTTGAGGAGCGACGAGAGTACTGGCTCCGGCATTCCGATGTGGCGGAGGTCAGGAAGTACCAGCAAGTCGAATTAGATGAGCCGGAGAGCGAGACCAACGGCGACACATCATCCGTCTGCTCGGATA CTGCCGATAGCGAGGACGAAGACGAGGACAGCTCCAATGACGAGACAAATGCTGATGAGGACGACTGCGCCATCGAGGAGGACGCACCCAGGTCTCGGAACGTGTTTGCTCTACTGGAGGACGACTAA
- the LOC6530320 gene encoding importin subunit beta, with the protein MTSDIAMQLIAILEKTVSPDKNELLSAKNFLEQAAASNLPEFLKALSEILVNTTNSAVARMAAGLQLKNHLTSKDEKISQQHQERWHQFPSEIRELIKNNILAALGTENTRPSCAAQCVAYVAVIELPINRWPMLIQTLVNKVVSEGSSEMHRESALEAIGYICQDIRFGVLENQSNDVLTAIIHGMRKVEPSNHVRLAATTALHNSLEFTKSNFEKDMERNFIMEVVCEATQCQDSQICVAALQCLVKVMTLYYQFMEPYMAQALFPITLAAMKSENDAVALQGIEFWSNVCDEEIDLAIESQEATDQGRAPQRVSKHYARGALQFLTPVLVEKLTKQDECDDEDTWSPAKASSVCLMVLATCCEDEIVPHVLPFIKENIESPNWRFRDAAVMTFGSVLNGLETNTLKPLVEQAMPTLIRLMYDSSVIVRDTTAWTFGRICDIIPEAAINKTYLQTLLECFVKSLKSEPRVAANVCWAFIGLSDAACEAAVTTEGETPETYALSPYFEYIITQLLETTDRSDGAQANLRGAAYEALMDMIKNSPLDCYLVVQRTTLVILERLNQVMQMETQINNHSDRHQFNDLQSLLCATLQSVLRKVHEQDAPQISDAIMTALLTMFNSSAGKSGGVQEDAFLAVSTLVELLGAQFAKYMPAFKDFLVMGLKNHQEYQVCCASVGLTGDIFRALKDLMVPYANEIMTVLINNLAEPTLHRSVKPQILSAFGDIALSIGSHFLTYLNMVLDMLRAASNLQTDANNFDMNEYINELRESVLEAYTGIIQGLKGVDQTAHPDVMHMEPHLMHIISFIKRIAQEGDVSDSMLASAAGFIGDLCTSFGPRLYPLLDDAIITQFLAEGKRSKAQRTKMLCTWAIKEVKKINTQVITQ; encoded by the exons ATGACTTCCGATATCGCCATGCAATTGATTGCCATTTTGGAGAAGACGGTGTCGCCAG ACAAAAATGAGTTGCTATCGGCGAAGAACTTCCTGGAGCAGGCGGCGGCCAGCAATCTGCCAGAATTTCTCAAGGCGCTGTCAGAGATCCTAGTGAACACGACCAACAGCGCGGTGGCGCGAATGGCAGCCGGTCTTCAGCTGAAGAACCACCTGACCAGCAAGGACGAGAAGATCAGCCAACAGCACCAGGAGCGCTGGCATCAGTTTCCCAGCGAAATCCGCGAGTTGATCAAGAATAAC ATCCTGGCTGCTTTGGGTACCGAGAACACGAGACCGTCCTGCGCCGCCCAGTGCGTGGCCTATGTCGCCGTTATCGAACTGCCCATAAACCGCTGGCCCATGCTCATCCAAACACTGGTGAACAAGGTGGTCAGCGAGGGATCCAGCGAGATGCATCGCGAGTCCGCGCTGGAGGCGATTGGCTACATCTGTCAGGACATTCGTTTTGGCGTTCTGGAGAACCAGTCCAACGATGTGCTGACTGCTATTATTCACGGGATGAGAAAGGTAGAACCGAGCAATCATGTACGCTTGGCGGCCACCACGGCCCTTCACAACTCACTGGAGTTTACCAAATCAAACTTTGAAAAGGACATGGAGCGCAACTTCATCATGGAGGTGGTATGCGAGGCCACTCAGTGCCAGGACTCGCAAATCTGCGTCGCTGCTCTGCAGTGTCTGGTGAAGGTTATGACCCTCTACTACCAGTTCATGGAGCCCTACATGGCACAGGCTCTATTTCCTATTACCTTGGCAGCCATGAAGTCAGAGAACGATGCTGTAGCGCTGCAAGGCATAGAGTTCTGGTCGAACGTCTGCGATGAGGAGATAGATCTGGCCATTGAAAGCCAGGAGGCCACCGATCAAGGCCGCGCTCCGCAGCGAGTATCGAAGCACTATGCTCGCGGTGCTCTGCAGTTCCTGACGCCCGTTCTCGTGGAGAAACTAACCAAGCAAGATGAGTGCGATGACGAGGACACCTGGAGCCCGGCGAAGGCCTCCTCCGTTTGCCTCATGGTGCTGGCCACCTGTTGCGAGGATGAGATTGTGCCACATGTGCTTCCCTTCATCAAGGAAAACATAGAGTCACCTAATTGGCGATTCCGCGACGCAGCGGTGATGACTTTCGGCTCCGTGTTGAATGGATTGGAGACCAATACTTTAAAGCCGCTCGTGGAGCAGGCCATGCCCACGCTTATTCGACTGATGTACGACTCCAGTGTTATCGTGCGCGATACAACCGCCTGGACCTTCGGACGCATTTGCGAT ATTATTCCCGAGGCGGCTATCAACAAGACATATCTTCAAACTCTTCTGGAGTGCTTCGTGAAGAGCTTAAAGTCGGAGCCCCGTGTAGCGGCCAACGTGTGCTGGGCCTTCATTGGCCTTTCCGATGCCGCTTGCGAGGCAGCGGTCACCACCGAGGGAGAGACTCCGGAGACTTACGCCTTGTCACCGTACTTTGAGTACATCATTACCCAGCTGCTGGAGACCACTGATCGATCGGATGGAGCTCAAGCCAATTTGCGAGGCGCTGCTTACGAAGCACTGATGGATATGATCAAAAACTCGCCCCTGGATTGCTATTTGGTGGTTCAGCGCACCACGCTGGTGATTTTGGAGCGCTTAAACCAAGTGATGCAGATGGAAACCCAGATAAACAATCACAGCGATCGTCACCAGTTCAACGACCTACAATCGCTTCTGTGCGCCACTCTGCAAAGCGTTTTGAGGAAGGTCCATGAACAGGATGCTCCTCAAATTTCCGATGCTATCATGACCGCTCTGCTGACCATGTTTAATTCAAGTGCTGGAAAGTCGGGCGGAGTGCAGGAGGATGCCTTCCTGGCCGTTTCGACCCTGGTTGAACTTTTGGGAGCACAGTTCGCCAAGTACATGCCGGCATTTAAAGACTTCCTCGTCATGGGTCTAAAGAATCATCAGGAGTACCAGGTCTGCTGCGCATCTGTTGGTCTCACCGGCGACATTTTCCGCGCCCTTAAGGACCTAATGGTGCCCTACGCCAACGAGATTATGACCGTATTGATAAACAATCTAGCGGAACCGACTTTACATCGAAGCGTCAAGCCCCAGATCCTGTCGGCTTTCGGGGATATTGCGTTGAGCATTGGCAGCCACTTCCTGACATATTTGAACATGGTGCTAGATATGTTGCGCGCTGCGTCCAATCTGCAG ACGGACGCCAACAACTTCGATATGAACGAATACATCAACGAGCTGCGAGAAAGCGTCCTTGAAGCCTACACCGGCATCATTCAGGGTCTTAAGGGCGTGGACCAGACTGCTCATCCTGACGTTATGCACATGGAGCCCCACCTGATGCACATTATTTCGTTCATCAAGCGCATCGCTCAGGAGGGCGACGTGTCCGACTCGATGTTGGCCAGTGCCGCTGGCTTCATTGGCGATCTTTGCACTTCGTTCGGTCCGCGGCTGTACCCGCTGCTGGACGATGCCATCATTACACAATTCCTGGCCGAGGGCAAGCGCTCCAAGGCGCAGCGAACCAAGATGCTGTGCACCTGGGCCATCAAGGAGGTCAAAAAAATCAATACCCAGGTCATCACGCAGTAG